The following coding sequences are from one Augochlora pura isolate Apur16 chromosome 6, APUR_v2.2.1, whole genome shotgun sequence window:
- the LOC144471227 gene encoding protein odr-4 homolog, with product MGRTVYAEERLHNYLTSLAKPNEYTIGLILGQNAGQRDYIVHLAKTPLPVGKNVVEETLITSKSNAQQRHAESCIKSVKDINESWIADHAKHVTRMLPGGMQVLGVFIVGPDDTINDNMNIQKLRSILMAIHKNLAQNKYLCGNKNDEQLILSLNSISQNYTCKSVEINKSGTVKPAEWKFQGKSTKWHQLESVIDFDRLFLIDANKDPETLKKQLQDILKSMSDIIESSLIAIEGEVKSLDDTLEIMTRNKKEEKGCKNNGQNTNDKPIQISLYTPCQVNNTSFNVRITPCNASIRLVGQLVSRTFVHQKANINEANIAVKEDIIRSLASRLEMHWDSLIDEENGFPEENITLHEPPRRVLIALPESKVTLSDYLFPGEGPQEALLSLQELLDLEVHESNVQKDIELQADPIEFYSQSDVDIKTDFGKDSCDNQQTKVYITGISIAVIMLIIAILIHKFN from the exons ATGGGACGAACCGTGTATGCGGAGGAACGTCTTCACAATTACTTAACGTCGTTAGCAAAAccaaatgaatacacgataggATTAATTTTGGGACAG AATGCTGGGCAGAGGGATTATATTGTACACCTAGCAAAAACTCCACTTCCTGTTGGTAAAAATGTTGTTGAAGAAACGTTGATCACTTCTAAGTCGAATGCTCAACAACGACATGCTGAAAGTTGTATCAAATCTGTGAAGGATATAAATGAGAGCTGGATTGCTGATCATGCTAAACat gttACCAGAATGTTGCCCGGTGGGATGCAGGTCCTTGGTGTCTTTATTGTGGGCCCCGATGATACCATTAACgataatatgaatatacagAAGCTTAGGTCCATTTTAATGGCCATACATAAAAACTTAgctcaaaataaatatctttgcggaaataaaaatgatgaacaACTTATCTTAAGCTTAAATAGCATATCACAAAA TTATACTTGTAAATCTGTAGAGATTAATAAGAGTGGAACAGTAAAGCCAGCAGAGTGGAAATTTCAAGGGAAGTCTACCAAATGGCATCAACTAGAGTCTGTTATAGATTTTGATCGTTTATTTCTCATTGATGCAAACAAGGATCCTGAAACTCTTAAAAAACAACTACAg gACATCTTAAAAAGTATGTCAGACATCATTGAATCATCCCTGATTGCTATAGAAGGAGAAGTCAAGTCCTTAGATGATACCTTGGAAATAATGACtagaaacaaaaaagaagaaaagggatgtaaaaataatggacaGAATACCAATGACAAACCTATTCAAATCAGTTTGTACACTCCGTGT CAAGTGAACAATACAAGTTTCAATGTGAGAATAACTCCTTGCAATGCATCAATACGTCTGGTTGGGCAATTAGTGAGTAGAACTTTTGTTCACCAAAAAGCAAATATCAATGAAGCTAATATAGCGGTGAAAGAAGACATAATAAGATCACTGGCGAGTCGATTAGAAATGCATTGGGATAGTTTAAtcgacgaagaaaatggtTTTCCAGAAG aaaatataactttACATGAACCACCAAGGAGGGTGTTGATAGCATTGCCCGAAAGTAAGGTGACGTTATCGGATTATCTTTTCCCTGGCGAAGGTCCACAGGAAGCACTTTTATCGCTGCAAGAACTTTTAGATTTGGAAGTTCATGAAAGTAATGTTCAGAAGGATATAGAACTCCAAGCTG ATCCCATTGAGTTCTACAGTCAAAGTGATGTAGACATAAAAACAGATTTTGGCAAAGACTCGTGTGACAACCAGCAAACTAAAGTATATATCACAGGCATCAGTATCGCAGTCATAATGTTGATCATTGCTATCTTAAtacataaattcaattaa
- the LOC144471235 gene encoding S-formylglutathione hydrolase isoform X2: MSNHFNSTQSTMSNITEISSRKVFGGYQKVYSHESSELGCKMNFGIFLPPQIEEGPLPVIYWLSGLECTEANFTQKAGAQKYASEHGVIIVAPDTSPRNLNIPGEDDSWDFGTGAGFYVDATNEPWNKNYRMYSYVTKELPALINEEFSVLQNKQSIMGHSMGGHGALICALKNPGLYKAVSAFAPICNPISCPWGKKAFSGYFGGTEANPVWKDWDATELAKKYNGPPLEILIDQGKEDPFLKNGQLLPNNLLADVKDVGLSLVLRFQEGYDHSYFFISTFIEDHIKHHLKYLKA; this comes from the exons ATGAGCAACCACTTTAATTCTACTCAAAGTACT atGTCTAATATAACAGAGATTTCAAGCAGGAAGGTGTTTGGAGGTTATCAAAAAGTCTATTCTCATGAAAG TTCAGAATTAGgatgtaaaatgaattttggtATTTTTCTACCTCCTCAAATTGAGGAGGGACCTCTACCAGTTATCTACTGGTTGTCTGGTTTGGAATGTACGGAAGCTAATTTTACTCAAAAAGCCGGTGCTCAAAAATATGCTTCCGAACACGGGGTAATCATAGTAGCTCCTGATACAAGTCCCCGTAATCTCAATATACCGGGAGAGGACGACAGTTGGGATTTTGGCACTGGTGCCGGCTTCTATGTTGATGCAACAAATGAACCTTGGAATAAAAACTATAGAATGTATAGCTATGTTACCAAGGAACTACCAGCTTTGATTAATGAAGAATTTTCAGTTCTACAGAACAAGCAATCTATAATGGGGCATag CATGGGAGGACATGGAGCACTAATATGTGCTTTAAAAAATCCTGGCTTATATAAGGCGGTTTCTGCTTTTGCACCTATATGTAATCCAATTTCATGCCCATGGGGTAAAAAAGCTTTCTCTGGATATTTCGGTGGAACCGAGGCCAATCCTGTATGGAAAGATTGGGATGCTACAGAATTAGCCAAAAAATATAATGGACCACCTTTGGAGATTCTAATCGATCAG GGAAAGGAGGatccatttttaaaaaatggacaGTTATTGCCTAATAATTTGCTAGCAGATGTAAAAGATGTTGGTTTATCATTAGTTCTTAGGTTTCAAGAAGGCTATGATcatagttatttttttatatcaactTTTATCGAAGATCATATTAAGCATCATTTGAAATACCTTAAAGCTTAA
- the Yellow-b gene encoding L-dopachrome tautomerase yellow-b, which produces MGTSGAWTLFALNVLFQSCFWSTGTAAGSLRVAYQWKQLDYEWPNNETRQLFPWYKQEDNLPLGLEVTKDRIFVTVPRWRRGVASSLNYFFTNDTRESPGLIPYPSWEAHQYKGGNVPEIISTFRIRADRCDRLWILDTGFTDILDSPEQQAPPALIVYDLTNDQMLRKFVVPEDQRTPDSLFANIAVEDYDCEDSYAYLADLGGPGLVVYSWNMNKSWLVKHRAFHPDPQAEEFNVSGISFQWSDGLFGMALAPRGDGYSTMYFHPLSSSMEYSVSTKLLRDPQRASASENFNEFHSLGSRGNNGQSSVSFLDQDTGVLFYALTNMNAIACWKPQNTFTTQQQDFIYMDNVTMVFPNDLKIDRDGQIWVLSDRLPTFMYSHLNPDDYNFRILSGSSREAIKNTVCSMERPLPATNKPREYSPGGEVHSVQSGSSSYSKKHFEPLCVLLTIVLSFSRTYI; this is translated from the exons ATGGGAACAAGCGGCGCGTGGACGCTCTTCGCGTTGAACGTGTTGTTCCAGAGTTGTTTCTGGAGCACCGGTACCGCGGCTGGAAGCCTACGGGTCGCTTATCAGTGGAAGCAACTGGATTATGAGTGGCCGAATAATGAGACCAGACAGCTATTCCCGTGGTACAAGCAGGAAGATAATCTTCCGCTCGGTCTCGAAGTCACAAAAGACAGGATCTTCGTTACGGTACCAAGATGGAGACGCGGCGTTGCCTCcagtttgaattatttctttactaACG ACACGCGAGAGTCGCCGGGATTAATTCCGTATCCGTCATGGGAGGCGCACCAGTACAAAGGCGGAAACGTGCCGGAGATCATCTCGACGTTCAGGATCCGGGCGGATCGATGCGACAGGCTGTGGATCCTCGACACAGGGTTCACCGATATCCTGGACAGTCCGGAGCAGCAAGCCCCGCCCGCATTGATAGTCTACGACTTGACGAACGATCAGATGCTGCGGAAATTCGTCGTGCCCGAAGATCAAAGAACGCCGGACTCGTTGTTCGCGAACATCGCGGTGGAGGATTACGACTGCGAGGACAGCTACGCTTATCTGGCCGATTTAGGCGGACCAGGACTCGTCGTCTATTCATGGAACATGAACAAGTCGTGGCTCGTTAAGCATCGCGCCTTCCATCCAGATCCTCAG GCTGAAGAATTTAACGTGTCGGGGATCTCGTTTCAATGGAGCGACGGCTTGTTCGGAATGGCTCTAGCGCCCAGAGGAGACGGATACAGCACCATGTATTTCCACCCTCTGTCCAGCAGCATGGAGTACTCTGTCAGTACAAAATTGTTGAGAGATCCTCAACGTGCAAGCGCTTCCG AAAACTTCAACGAATTCCATAGTCTTGGATCACGGGGAAACAATGGCCAGAGTAGCGTGAGCTTCCTGGATCAGGATACTGGTGTTCTATTTTACGCTTTAACGAATATGAATGCTATTGCTTGCTGGAAACCACAAAACACCTTCACTACTCAGCAACAGGACTTCATTTACATGGACAACGTTACAATGGTATTCCCCAACGATCTAAAG ATCGACAGAGATGGCCAGATATGGGTGCTGTCGGATCGTCTGCCGACTTTCATGTACTCCCATTTGAACCCTGACGACTACAATTTCCGAATACTCAGCGGATCCTCTCGTGAAGCTATAAAGAACACAGTCTGCTCAATGGAGAGACCCCTTCCAGCTACAAACAAACCGCGCGAATATTCTCCCGGCGGAGAGGTGCATTCTGTACAATCTGGAAGCTCCAGCTATAGCAAAAAGCACTTCGAGCCCCTCTGCGTTCTATTAACTATTGTACTATCCTTTTCTAGGACGtacatttga
- the LOC144471235 gene encoding S-formylglutathione hydrolase isoform X4, translated as MKELGCKMNFGIFLPPQIEEGPLPVIYWLSGLECTEANFTQKAGAQKYASEHGVIIVAPDTSPRNLNIPGEDDSWDFGTGAGFYVDATNEPWNKNYRMYSYVTKELPALINEEFSVLQNKQSIMGHSMGGHGALICALKNPGLYKAVSAFAPICNPISCPWGKKAFSGYFGGTEANPVWKDWDATELAKKYNGPPLEILIDQGKEDPFLKNGQLLPNNLLADVKDVGLSLVLRFQEGYDHSYFFISTFIEDHIKHHLKYLKA; from the exons ATGAAAG AATTAGgatgtaaaatgaattttggtATTTTTCTACCTCCTCAAATTGAGGAGGGACCTCTACCAGTTATCTACTGGTTGTCTGGTTTGGAATGTACGGAAGCTAATTTTACTCAAAAAGCCGGTGCTCAAAAATATGCTTCCGAACACGGGGTAATCATAGTAGCTCCTGATACAAGTCCCCGTAATCTCAATATACCGGGAGAGGACGACAGTTGGGATTTTGGCACTGGTGCCGGCTTCTATGTTGATGCAACAAATGAACCTTGGAATAAAAACTATAGAATGTATAGCTATGTTACCAAGGAACTACCAGCTTTGATTAATGAAGAATTTTCAGTTCTACAGAACAAGCAATCTATAATGGGGCATag CATGGGAGGACATGGAGCACTAATATGTGCTTTAAAAAATCCTGGCTTATATAAGGCGGTTTCTGCTTTTGCACCTATATGTAATCCAATTTCATGCCCATGGGGTAAAAAAGCTTTCTCTGGATATTTCGGTGGAACCGAGGCCAATCCTGTATGGAAAGATTGGGATGCTACAGAATTAGCCAAAAAATATAATGGACCACCTTTGGAGATTCTAATCGATCAG GGAAAGGAGGatccatttttaaaaaatggacaGTTATTGCCTAATAATTTGCTAGCAGATGTAAAAGATGTTGGTTTATCATTAGTTCTTAGGTTTCAAGAAGGCTATGATcatagttatttttttatatcaactTTTATCGAAGATCATATTAAGCATCATTTGAAATACCTTAAAGCTTAA
- the Rho-7 gene encoding rhomboid family intramembrane serine protease rho-7 translates to MAVRSVLCLGDNVCKCVFTSVSFKPKLYTPNVYNQIRYFKRFQGREKKKLSLPNKNVENVNVSPSKMWKPFTFTVVFSGTSIIAAAIWNYENHRERTYRLINNFKQFGAQKIGWRQDMENWWKNLTEGEQVFVPICFLNLLVFLAWRVPKLQKTMVKYFSSTPASSVTCWPMLLSSFSHYSFLHLAVNMYVLYSFSSLAVTALGKEQFVAFYLTSAVIGSFASNLYKTACGFTAHSLGASGAIMGVLGFVSTQFPNIYVSMIFLPMYKFAASTGIKFIMGLDTVGILCRWQFIDHAAHLGGVLFGIFWQLWGRDNIWEKRNSILTIWHDIREPPRSR, encoded by the exons ATGGCTGTCAGATCGGTTTTATGTTTAGGTGATAATGTATGTAAATG CGTTTTCACATCAGTGTCGTTCAAACCAAAATTGTATACGCCAAAtgtatataatcaaattagatatttcaaacgatttcaaggcagagagaagaaaaaactgTCATTACCaaacaaaaatgttgaaaacgTTAATGTCTCTCCGTCGAAAATGTGGAAGCCCTTTACCTTCACAGTTGTG TTTAGTGGAACATCTATTATTGCCGCTGCTATTTGGAACTATGAAAATCACAGGGAACGAACCTATAGGctaatcaataatttcaaacaatttggTGCACAG AAAATAGGATGGAGACAGGACATGGAAAATTGGTGGAAAAATTTAACAGAAGGAGAACAAGTATTTGTTCCTATATGCTTTTTAAATCTTCTGGTATTTCTAGCATGGCGGGTCCctaaattacaaaaaacaatggttaaatatttttcttccacTCCTGCGTCTA gTGTAACATGTTGGCCAATGCTGCTGTCCTCATTTTCCCATTATTCGTTTTTACATTTGGCTGTTAAcatgtatgtattatacaGCTTTAGTTCCTTAGCTGTAACAGCTTTGGGTAAAGAACAGTTTGTGGCATTTTATTTGACGAGTGCAGTGATTGGTAGCTTTGCAAGTAATTTGTACAAAACTGCGTGCGGCTTTACTGCCCATTCCTTGGGAGCT TCAGGAGCAATAATGGGTGTTCTTGGATTTGTCTCCACCCAGTTTCCAAATATATATGTCTCTATGATTTTTCTTCCAATGTACAAATTTGCAGCCAGCACG GGAATCAAATTTATAATGGGACTTGATACAGTGGGTATTCTCTGTCGTTGGCAATTTATTGATCACGCGGCTCATCTTGGTGGAGTCCTATTTGGCAT ATTTTGGCAATTATGGGGTCGTGATAATATATGGGAAAAACGTAATTCAATATTGACGATTTGGCATGATATCCGAGAACCACCCAGGTCACGCTGA
- the LOC144471239 gene encoding uncharacterized protein LOC144471239, which yields MMDHKRELLTDIYNTLVQIRYPNITTATIENMEITILKGDNRISLLSWLLTKKCEKIAAELQTLKGSDLEARLVQYYCKIGICNDKDILLGNCTLEEQRSTLNLILDYMKLMFIESSNDKDSKLDSIDDISQVLNDESSDRMLAIIKPKLDYSEALQYFDDIKSVLNEHPDSSSSIESDKDHSVKEIESLLKVNEEVTSENDRDAIFFSENTKFLDAFSMQSLPVAKEKCIKSLYSMDSDIADLYSNFSSLTQFLKAKHEICNTTIPTGLEKMTTPLTKIIGDILNCTDTITNIRIQDS from the exons ATGATGGACCATAAAAGAGAATTACTGACTGACATTTACAATACTTTAGTACAAATAAGATATCCTAACATCACAACAGCGACGATTGAAAATATGGAGATAACAATTCTGAAAGGAGATAATCGTATTTCCTTATTGTCTTGGCTACTAACAAAAAAGTGTGAAAAAATAGCAGCCGAGCTGCAAACACTAAAAGGATCTGATTTAGAAG CAAGATTagttcaatattattgtaaaattggaATCTGCAATGATAAGGACATTTTGTTG GGGAATTGTACACTGGAGGAACAACGTTctactttaaatttaatattagattatatgaaattgatgtTTATCGAATCATCCAATGATAAGGATAGTAAACTAGATTCCATTGATGATATTTCGCAG GTTTTGAATGATGAAAGTTCCGATAGAATGCTGGCCATCATTAAACCAAAATTAGATTATTCTGAAGCTCTGCAATATTTTGATGACATAAaaagtgtattaaatgaaCATCCAGATTCAAGTTCAAGTATAGAAAGTGACAAAGATCATAGtgtaaaagaaatagaatcgCTGCTAAAg GTAAATGAAGAAGTAACCTCAGAGAATGATAGagatgcaatatttttttcggagaatacaaaatttttagatgCTTTCTCAATGCAATCTTTGCCAGTGGCAAAAGAGAAGTGTATTAAAAGTCTTTATTCCATGGATTCTGACATTGCAGATCTATACTCAAATTTCTCTTCTTTGACACAG ttCTTGAAAGCAAAACATGAAATATGCAATACTACTATACCAACTGGATTAGAAAAAATGACAACGCCATTAACCAAAATTATTGGAGATATTCTTAATTGCACAGATACAATTACGAATATACGTATTCAAGATTCATAA
- the Rps23 gene encoding ribosomal protein S23, producing the protein MGKPRGLRTARKHVNHRRDQRWNDKDYKKAHLGTRWKANPFGGASHAKGIVLEKVGVEAKQPNSAIRKCVRVQLIKNGKKITAFVPRDGCLNNIEENDEVLVAGFGRKGHAVGDIPGVRFKVVKVANVSLLALYKEKKERPRS; encoded by the exons ATGG GTAAACCTCGTGGTCTTCGTACGGCACGTAAACACGTCAATCACAGACGTGATCAACGCTGGAATGACAAAGACTACAAGAAAGCTCATTTAGGAACCAGGTGGAAAGCTAATCCTTTCGGTGGTGCTTCCCATGCCAAGGGCATTGTTTTGGAAAAAgt TGGAGTAGAAGCTAAACAGCCAAATTCTGCTATTCGCAAATGCGTCAGGGTACAACTTATCAAGAATGGTAAAAAGATCACAGCGTTCGTGCCCAGGGACGGTTGTTTGAACAATATCGAAGAGAACGACGAGGTTTTGGTAGCAGGATTTGGACGTAAAGGTCATGCTGTCGGTGATATTCCTGGAGTCAGATTTAAAGTTGTGAAAGTTGCTAATGTTTCTTTACTCGCGCTTTacaaagaaaagaaggaaCGACCCAGATCGTAA
- the LOC144471235 gene encoding S-formylglutathione hydrolase isoform X3 translates to MSNITEISSRKVFGGYQKVYSHESSELGCKMNFGIFLPPQIEEGPLPVIYWLSGLECTEANFTQKAGAQKYASEHGVIIVAPDTSPRNLNIPGEDDSWDFGTGAGFYVDATNEPWNKNYRMYSYVTKELPALINEEFSVLQNKQSIMGHSMGGHGALICALKNPGLYKAVSAFAPICNPISCPWGKKAFSGYFGGTEANPVWKDWDATELAKKYNGPPLEILIDQGKEDPFLKNGQLLPNNLLADVKDVGLSLVLRFQEGYDHSYFFISTFIEDHIKHHLKYLKA, encoded by the exons atGTCTAATATAACAGAGATTTCAAGCAGGAAGGTGTTTGGAGGTTATCAAAAAGTCTATTCTCATGAAAG TTCAGAATTAGgatgtaaaatgaattttggtATTTTTCTACCTCCTCAAATTGAGGAGGGACCTCTACCAGTTATCTACTGGTTGTCTGGTTTGGAATGTACGGAAGCTAATTTTACTCAAAAAGCCGGTGCTCAAAAATATGCTTCCGAACACGGGGTAATCATAGTAGCTCCTGATACAAGTCCCCGTAATCTCAATATACCGGGAGAGGACGACAGTTGGGATTTTGGCACTGGTGCCGGCTTCTATGTTGATGCAACAAATGAACCTTGGAATAAAAACTATAGAATGTATAGCTATGTTACCAAGGAACTACCAGCTTTGATTAATGAAGAATTTTCAGTTCTACAGAACAAGCAATCTATAATGGGGCATag CATGGGAGGACATGGAGCACTAATATGTGCTTTAAAAAATCCTGGCTTATATAAGGCGGTTTCTGCTTTTGCACCTATATGTAATCCAATTTCATGCCCATGGGGTAAAAAAGCTTTCTCTGGATATTTCGGTGGAACCGAGGCCAATCCTGTATGGAAAGATTGGGATGCTACAGAATTAGCCAAAAAATATAATGGACCACCTTTGGAGATTCTAATCGATCAG GGAAAGGAGGatccatttttaaaaaatggacaGTTATTGCCTAATAATTTGCTAGCAGATGTAAAAGATGTTGGTTTATCATTAGTTCTTAGGTTTCAAGAAGGCTATGATcatagttatttttttatatcaactTTTATCGAAGATCATATTAAGCATCATTTGAAATACCTTAAAGCTTAA
- the LOC144471235 gene encoding S-formylglutathione hydrolase isoform X1 → MLVYVRHVVVTTRFSMDWYSKLECVVRTANKCNCKWRVATVDHSLRVGRNRGNVTSHHEGTLATTNRAKTTTMTYRRGGTMSNITEISSRKVFGGYQKVYSHESSELGCKMNFGIFLPPQIEEGPLPVIYWLSGLECTEANFTQKAGAQKYASEHGVIIVAPDTSPRNLNIPGEDDSWDFGTGAGFYVDATNEPWNKNYRMYSYVTKELPALINEEFSVLQNKQSIMGHSMGGHGALICALKNPGLYKAVSAFAPICNPISCPWGKKAFSGYFGGTEANPVWKDWDATELAKKYNGPPLEILIDQGKEDPFLKNGQLLPNNLLADVKDVGLSLVLRFQEGYDHSYFFISTFIEDHIKHHLKYLKA, encoded by the exons ATGCTCGTTTATGTTCGCCACGTTGTCGTCACGACACGATTTTCAATGGATTGGTACTCGAAGCTGGAATGCGTTGTAAGAACTGCAAACAAATGCAATTGCAAGTGGCGAGTCGCAACAGTTGATCACTCGTTAAGGGTTGGTCGAAATAGGGGAAATGTGACCAGCCACCACGAGGGAACACTAGCGACCACGAATCGCGCGAAAACAACCACGATGACGTACAGGAGAGGAGGAACG atGTCTAATATAACAGAGATTTCAAGCAGGAAGGTGTTTGGAGGTTATCAAAAAGTCTATTCTCATGAAAG TTCAGAATTAGgatgtaaaatgaattttggtATTTTTCTACCTCCTCAAATTGAGGAGGGACCTCTACCAGTTATCTACTGGTTGTCTGGTTTGGAATGTACGGAAGCTAATTTTACTCAAAAAGCCGGTGCTCAAAAATATGCTTCCGAACACGGGGTAATCATAGTAGCTCCTGATACAAGTCCCCGTAATCTCAATATACCGGGAGAGGACGACAGTTGGGATTTTGGCACTGGTGCCGGCTTCTATGTTGATGCAACAAATGAACCTTGGAATAAAAACTATAGAATGTATAGCTATGTTACCAAGGAACTACCAGCTTTGATTAATGAAGAATTTTCAGTTCTACAGAACAAGCAATCTATAATGGGGCATag CATGGGAGGACATGGAGCACTAATATGTGCTTTAAAAAATCCTGGCTTATATAAGGCGGTTTCTGCTTTTGCACCTATATGTAATCCAATTTCATGCCCATGGGGTAAAAAAGCTTTCTCTGGATATTTCGGTGGAACCGAGGCCAATCCTGTATGGAAAGATTGGGATGCTACAGAATTAGCCAAAAAATATAATGGACCACCTTTGGAGATTCTAATCGATCAG GGAAAGGAGGatccatttttaaaaaatggacaGTTATTGCCTAATAATTTGCTAGCAGATGTAAAAGATGTTGGTTTATCATTAGTTCTTAGGTTTCAAGAAGGCTATGATcatagttatttttttatatcaactTTTATCGAAGATCATATTAAGCATCATTTGAAATACCTTAAAGCTTAA